The DNA window CCGAGCAGATGAAGATGTTTCTCACCCGGATCGGGCTCAGCTCGAGAGCGGTGATCACAGGCGACATCACCCAGGTGGATCTTCCCCCCGGAAAGATCTCAGGGCTCATCGAGGTGCGGTCGGTCCTGAGGGATGTTGAGGGGATTAATTTCGTCTACCTTGGCCAGAAGGACGTCGTTCGTCACGAGTTGGTCCAGCAGATCATTCATGCCTATGAGCAGTTCCAGACCTCACCCTCGTCCTCGGAAGACCCCACTCGAACAGATGAGAACCCGGAAACAACTCAGGGACGCTGAGGAGGCGGCTGCGAGTTCACTCCCGTGAGCTTCCATCGATAATTTGGCTTCACCGGAATCCCTTTTGGGGAGATGATGAAGATTTCCAAGTGGCTTTCATCAGGGACAAAGAAAGCCAACAACGCCAAGGCGGGGGGTAAGCCGACAACCCTGCCGGCCTACCGCTATCGCCTCTCCCCGATGGGGTACGTCTTTCGGGCCTCTGAGGAGCGGCCACCTATTCGCTTCATCTTGGGGGTCGTGTTGGTGGTGGCCATCACGGCAGTGATCGTCTCCTATCGACCGCTCCCCCTCGGGCCCTTTTCGGTTTTGGCAATTCTGCTCTTTGTCCTTTTCGCGCTCGGCGCGCTCTACTTTTATGCTCGGGTCCTCGAGCCCCACCCGGTCATATCCTCGAAGAACCTGTGTCTTTTGGGGACGGTGGTCCTCCTGAGCATCCTGATCAATCGCTTTCTCCTGATCATCCTTCAATCCTTAAGCCAAAGTTTTCCCTTTATTCCGCTGCAATCTTTCTACTATACCATTCCCGTGGCCCTGGGGAGTGTGCTGCTCACCGTCCTCTTCAACACCCGGATAGCCTTTGGAGGGGCCGTCGCCCTGAGCCTCCTCACCAAGTTCCTCGTGACGGATGACGTCGCTTTCCTCCTGTTCGGGTTGGTTGGTGCGGTCGTCGGTGCCTTTAGTGTCCGGCCGACCCAGGATCGAACCACCTTCTTCAAGGCAGGGTTCTGGGTGGCCATCGCCAATTGCGTTACTGTCCTTACATTCATCCCGATCTATGGCCGGTCAGCAACGACGCTCCCGTTTGACCTGGGAGCCGGCCTCGTGAACGGGGTGTTAGTTGCCCTCTTCGCCTCGACGCTTCTCCCCGTGCTGGAGTATCTCTTTGAGACCGCCACCGATCTGAAGCTCCTCGAGCTCTCCAACTTGAACCGGCCCCTGCTCAAGCAGCTGATGAGGACTGCACCCGGGACGTACCACCATAGCTTAATGATGGGGGAGCTGGCGGAGGCGGCAGCCGAGGCCATCGGTGCCAATCCACTCTTGTGTCGGGTGGGGGCGTACTACCACGATATCGGCAAGGTGAAGAAGCCGGTCTACTTCATCGAGAACCACATGGACGCCCTGAAGAGGCACGAGAAGCTTTCCCCACACCTGAGCAGCCTTATCGTTGTCTCCCACGTCAAGGAAGGGATCGAGTTGGCGCTGGAACACCGGCTGCCCCCTGCCATCGTCGATCTCATCCCGCAGCACCACGGCACCCGCCTGGTGACCTATTTTTACGAGAAGGCTAAGGAGTCTCAGGATCCCGACCTGAGCGAGGTCAAGGAAGAGGATTATCGCTACCCCGGGCCCAAACCCCAGACCAGGGAGGCGGCGATCCTGATGTTAGCTGATGCAGTCGAGGCCGCGGCGAGGACGCTGAACGATCCCACACCGGCCCGGATCCAGGGCCTTGTCCAGCGGTTGGCGAATAGCATCTTTATCGAGGGGGAACTGTCCGAATGTGATCTCACCCTGAAGGATCTCCACCAGATTGCCAAGGCCTTTGTCCGCGTCCTCACCGCCAGCCACCACCACCGGGTCGACTATCCAGGGTACAAGTTTGAAGAGGTGAAAAAGAAGGAAGGAGAAAGGAAAGGGGATGGGGATACCGATCCGAAACCGGCAAAGGAGGAGGCGGGTCGACCTGTCGCAGCTAAAAAGGGTGGGGGAGAAGACATCAAGCGTCTTGGGCAGACCGAGCGATGAGGTCTCGGTGCTCCTCGTCGATGATCGGGCCATCCGGCGCCTCAATAAGGTGTACTTGAACCACGATCGTCCCACCGACGTCCTGGCCTTTCCGCAACAGCAGGGTCTCCCTTCGCCCCAGCCCCATCTCCTCGGCGATGTGGTCATCTCGGTCGAGACCGCTGCTCGCCAGGCCAAAGAACACGGCCATTCCCTTCCGCACGAACTAGCGTTGCTTTTGATCCACGGCATCCTGCACCTCGTGGGCTACGACGATTCGACCCCCGCAACCCGTCGCCGCATGTGGACCGAACAGGCCCGGCTTCTCGCAATTTCTTCGAAACCAGGCTCCTGAAAGGCGTGTTCAAAGATCTTCCTGGGTCGGTCTGCGACGCTTGACAGCACATGTCCGTCGGAGGATACTTGGGCCCTGCGCGTAAGATGCGGGAGCAGGGGTCCCGACTCAGTCCACAGAAAACGGGACGTCGTCTCGGGCGAAGGAAAGCCTGAGGGGCCGCCAGGTCTCTTCTGGAATGTGTAGCCATAAGAGGTTTAGGGAGACGCGATGAAGCATCGGATCTTGGTCGCCGACGATGAAGCAGCTTCGCGGAAGGGGTTGAAGGCGCTCCTTTCAAACTGGGGCTACGAGGTCGAGGAAGCCTCCGACGGGGAGGAAGCCTTGCAGCGGGCCGTCGCCTTCCTCCCAGCCGTCGTCGTCGCCGATCTGGTCATGCCCAAGCTCGACGGGCTAGGGTTCTTGAAGGCCATCCAAGAGGAGTTACCTTTCGCCACGGTCATCATCCTCACTGGCCATGGGACGATCGAAACAGCCGTCGACGCCATGAAGCACGGGGCCTACGACTATCTAACAAAGCCAGTGGACGTTCCACGGCTCAGGATCCTGATCCAGAGAGCCCTGGAGAAGGGGGAAGCGGTTCGGGAGGTGACTCTCCTTCGGCGGCGGCTGAAAAAGGTGTGGGGGTTTGGGAAGCTGGTGGGGAAAGGCAAGGCCATGCAGGAGGTGTATCGACTCATTGACCTCGCAGCCCCAACATCTGCCCCCGTCCTGATCTCGGGAGAAAGCGGGACTGGTAAGGAGCTGGTAGCGCACATCCTCCACGAGCTGTCGCCCCGGAGTCAAAAGGCATTCGTTGCCGTGAACTGCTCGGCCATCCCAGAGACCCTATTAGAAAGTGAGATTTTCGGTCATGAGAGGGGAGCGTTCACCGGCGCGATGGAGCGGAGAGTCGGCTGTTTTGAGTTGGCGAATGAAGGAACAATATTCCTGGATGAGATTGCCGAGATGAGCCCCGCAACCCAGGCGAAGTTCCTGCGAATCGTCGAGGATGGCACGGTGAGGCGCCTCGGGGGGAAGCAAGAGATCAAGATCGATGTGCGGGTATTGGCTGCGACCAACAAGGATCCCTTGAAAGCGATAAAGGATGGGGCCCTGAGAGGGGATCTCTACTACCGCCTAAACGTCTTTACTCTCTCCCTCCCCGCACTCAGGGAGAGAGGTGATGACATTCCCCTGCTCATCCAGGCGTTCGTCGAGGAGTTGAATGCCAAGTATGAGAAGCGGATCAAATCGGTCGACGAAACGGCGCTGCGGGACTTGATGCGGCATCCATGGCCGGGAAATGTCAGAGAACTCAGGAACACCATCGAGCGAGCGATCATCGCCTGCGAAACCGACCTCATTGCCTCAAGACACCTCCCCCCGAGCATTGCCAGCGAGACAAAAGATGACGGTCCCGATTCCATCACGGTCCCGCTCGGGATCTCCCTCGAGGAGGCGGAAAGGGACCTCATCCGGAGGACACTCGCTTCCGTCAACAACAACAAGACGAAAGCGGCCGAGATCTTGGGGATCAGCTTAAAGACCCTGCACAACAAGCTCCATCGATACGGTGCGTAGTATGCGCTTCGGCGTCAGAGGCAAGGAGGCCTTAGCCATCACCCTTCTCACCTTCCTGGTGGTGGCCACCACCACCTTTATCCACCTGTCGCAATTGACCAAGGTTGTCGTCCAGGAAGCCTTACGACAGACTGAGCTGATTGCGAAGCAGATATATGCTCAGAGCAGCCGTTCCCTCTCCCGTGTCCGAGGCGGAAGTCACTGGGATATCTTACGAAGCGATCGAGAGCTGAGAAGCCTCCTTGACGCCAGTGTAGGATACTCGCCTCACCTCCTGTACGCGCTCATCGCCGACCGAGAGGGCGAGGTGGTCCTCCATAGCGAGCGGGTAAAAGAGGGCTCATTTGCCCCCGAGAGACCGAGACTCCAAGCGCTCCTTTCCCTCAATCGCTTCCAGCTCTTCCAAGTCCTGTACGGGGGAGGGGAAATCTACGAGGACACACTGCCTCTGAGTCTCGACGGCAAACCCTTCGGGAAGATCCAACTGGGGATCGCCACCAGCCTGTTGAGGCGAGAGCTGAACACCTCTTTGAAAAATAGTCTCGGCCTGGCTGTGGTTGCCCTGGCCGTGGCTTGGCTCTTCGCGATGGGTTTGGGCAACCTGATCCTCAGGCCAATCCGGAAACTCACGCAGGAGATGGACCGGCTCAGGCGGGGTGACTTCGAGATTGGAGGCCACCTTGGCCGGGAGGACGAGTTTGGAGAGCTGGCCTCGCAGCTCCAGCTCCTTGGCCAGCAGCTACAGTCAGACCGTCTGAAAATGTTGAGTGAAAAGGAGCAACTGCAACAGGTCGTGGATCACCTGGAGGACGGGATTATCCTGTTCACGCAAGACCGCCGGGTTCTGTTTTTTAACAAAGTTGCCGAGGGTGTCGTGGGGAGGCCTCTTGAGCAGGTCATCGGATGGCCGTGGGAGGAGATGCTGGTCCCATCCCATCCTCTTTGCCCCCTGTTCGAGCAAGCCTTTGAACAAAAGTCCGGTTTTCATAATGCCCCCATGACACTCCCCAACGATGGAAGCCCCAAAGAGTTTCTGGTCTCTGTCTTTTTTGTGACGGATGCCCAAGAGACAATGGGGGTCATGGTTATCTTGAAAGACCTTGAATCGATCAAGACGCTCCAGTCCTTGGTCAGCTATTCCGCCAAACTGACTGCGCTTGGGAGGCTCACTTCAGGGGTGGCCCACGAGGTCAAGAACCCCCTCAACGCCATGACGATCCATCTCGAACTCCTCAAGGAGAAGCTGGACGGTTCTCCTGAGGAGGTTCAACAGAGTCTGGACGTCATCGGGAGCGAGATCCGGAGATTGGATCGGGTGGTCCAACGGTTTTTGAGGTTTATCCGCCCTGAGGAACTGAGCGTGAAACTGCTCGACCTGAACGCTGTCTTGACAGATGTTGCGTCCCTCTTAGAGGCCGAATGGAAAGAGGGGGGGATCGCGTTCACCTTTCAGTTCGATTCTACCCTCCCTCTTATTCCTGCCGATGAGGAGCTTCTCCGCCAGGCCTTCCTGAACATCCTGCTGAACGCCTGTCAGGCCATGCCGGACGGAGGAAAGGTCAAGGTGTCGACGGAACGGGAGGATGGGTTTGTCAATGTGAGTATCACCGACACAGGGGTCGGGATCGCGCCTGAAGATCTTGACAAGATATTTCGGCTCTATTACACGACGAAACCGAGTGGCAGTGGAATCGGTCTCTCCATGGTTTACCGGATCGTCCAGATGCATGATGGTGTCATTGATGTCTTCTCTGGGGCGGACCAGGGGACAACCCTGACCGTTCGACTTCCAGCGCGCTAGTGCCGGCCTTGTTCCGCCAGAGGGAGATGCTTTGGGGCGAGGCCGAACCATCCGGGTACAGGCTCGTGAAGAGACCACTGTGGTATTTCATTCTCCTTATAGTCATCGCGGTGGGCTGTGCCAAACCCAAGATCGTCGTGGCCCCACCCCCTCCTCCGGCTGAGCCGACACCGCCCCCCCCTTCGGCTCCGCCGACACCGCCCCCCCCTGAAAAAGAGCCTCCCTCCCCTCCTCCTATTCTCTCACCCCAGGTGGGAACCGAAGGTGAGAGTAGCCAGAGATGGGACGCCGAGGCCCAAATCGAAGGAGCAGAGAAAATTGTCAAGCAGGTAGATCAGAAGACGTTGGCCGAAGAGCAGCAGGAGATCTTTTCGACGATTCAAAGCTTCCTATCCAAGGCAAGAGAGGCGCTTTCATTCGGGGATTTCCTCAGAGCTTTCAATCTCGCAGAGAAAGCTCAGATACTGGCAGAGGCGCTCTTAAGCACCCCGAGATGAATATATTGATCCCTCCTTTATCGTCAGTCCGCTCAGTCACTATCCCTTCCATGTAATCCTTACATCAGCCCCGTGTAAATCTTACCTGTTCACGGAAGCCCTGCCCACCTGAAACATTCACTGAGAGTCTCGGCCAAAAGCGCGAAAATCAGGAAGATGGCCCCGAGCCAAAGGAAATCTGCCCTCGGGTTGGCATGGAGTGTGCCTTGTCCATGAGCAACTCGCTCCTTATCTGCTTGTGACACTATCGTGGAAGGGATGAACATCAAGTCAGTATGGGAGGCACGAAGCCGTTGAATGGTGAAAGTACAGCAGCCGTGGAGAAGAAGATTCTCGTCGTGGATGATGATCGCCACTGCCGGGATGGATTGAGGGATTCGCTCCTGGGCGCCGGGTATAGCGTCGAGACAGCCGCGGATAGTCGGGAAGCCATCGAGAAGGTAAAGGCGCGTATTTTCGAGGTGGCAATCATCGACCTCGACCTGCCGCCGGTTCTGGGCATCGCTACGAGTGGTTGGGAACTCGTCCGCATCTTTCGGGATTTCAATCCCGCAATTACCGTGATTGTGGTCGGCGCTGAAGAAGACAAACAGGTCAAGGCACGAGCAGCACAGTTGAAAGTGTCGGAATTTCTGGAGAAGCCGATTAGTCCGGCGCGGTTGAAGACAATTGTGAGGACTCTGTAATTCCAACCTCGCAGGGTTTGCACAAAGACGATCAAATTCTCGGGAGGTCGAGGTGAAGATTCATTGGGATAGATCGGCCGTGGACCAGAATGGCAACCATAATGCAACCCGCCATCACCCCCGGTTTCCCCTCCGCATGCCAGTCCTCTGCGGGGATCCGGCGGTCCCAGACCACCGGGCTTTTGGCAGCACCAGGAATGTGAGCCGGGGCGGGCTGCTGCTCGAGGTCCCGGAGCCGCTAGTTCCAGGTACCCGGACGGACCTCTTCTTGGTTGTCGGGGGTCGGAACGCCCGAGCGGAAGCGATGGTGGTCTGGACGGCCGAGGGTACCCCCTGCCGCATGGGCATGCGGTTCACCAGGTGGGCCGGGCCGGGCCGCCTCATCTGGGAACGGCTCCTGACCTTCCAGGCAGGCCCAACCCCCCGGGCCTCCACCCGCTTTCCCATCACTGTTGATATTACGTGCCGGGTCCCCCCGGAGTCCCGCGTGTCGGGTCGGGCCAAAAATCTCAGCGACGAGGGGCTGATGATCGCCCTTGACCAGGCCCTCCCCATCCATACGCGTGTGATCGTGGTGGTCCCCCCGTGGATCACCCTTTCGCCTGTAGAGGCCGAAATGGAGGTAATGTGGGCCCGGGCTGCCCTTGAGGAACAGGACGTGCTCCACGGACTTCGATTCCTTTGGGATGATGTCGACAAGGAACTCTTCCTCATTAGCGCCCTTCTCCGGCAGGTGCTCGACTCGGACGAAGCGTTTGCAGAGGGGATAAAGAGAGGATAAACAAAAAATGGAAGGCCTCATGAAAGCGGTAATTGTGATATTGTCCTTTGCCTTGATCGTGGGATATGCCTTTCAAGGATGGGAGGGCGAACAATTAAAGTCTGACCTCATTGGCAGAATGTTAGGAGAAAGAGAGACGGGGTGGATATTTCAATCCCGTTCGCAGATCAAAGAATTACTTATAAATGATAAGAGGGAAGACGAACAACATCGGATTTATTCCATTACTTTGACCTTGCAGGATCCGAAAGTGCCCGGAGTGTATAAGGCGGAGGCAGACGTTACCTATAACAGAGTAGGGTCAGGATGGGAAATTGAGCATGTCGGCCTCAGGTCTCTCAAGAAGATAGAGTGAGGTCTTCGAATATCGATCCAGCCTCCGCAAAATCGTAACCACTGAAGACGCCTTCTGCGCCCTCACCGACTCCTTCAACAGTTCGACAAGCCGATTCAGCCTCCCAAAGTATAATCCATTAAGAGACCCACCGACATGACGAGGCTCAAGATCCAGTTTCTCTTTGACTTCTGACGGACCTCTCGATTCGGACGAAGTGCGATGATCCACACCCGTAGGGGCTGGGGTCTGCCCAGATGGGAAGGATTAGTTTAGGGGTGGTTCTTGATGAAGGGCCGGTGTTACCATTCACCGCGGCCGGAATTGATTTCGGAAGAGTAAGACATTGTGAGAAGGCCCAGAGCCTGGTATCTTTCCCGCACACGGAGGGAAAGGATGACCGGAGCTCCACCCAGCCATAAAGCAGGTTTTATTGCCGTGATTGGTCGGCCTAACGTGGGGAAGTCCACACTGATCAACTATTACGTGGGACAGAAGGTTGCCGTGGTCTCCTCGAAGCCCCAAACGACTAGGAACCGGATTGCCGGGGTGAGGACGACCGGGGCGTACCAGATGATCTTCTTGGATACGCCTGGCATCCACCATGCTAAGTCCCTCTTCAATCGCGAGATGGTCCGGATCGCCCTCAAGACCTTGGAGGACGTGGATGTCATCCTTTGGATCATTGACGCTGCCGATCCCTTGGCCGATGAGGACCGGCTTATTCACGGACATCTGAGGGATGTCAAGACCCCGGTGGTTGTTGCCCTAAACAAAGTGGACCTGGTTAAGCCGAAGCAAAACCTCCTCCCCGTACTAGAGAAGTGCCAGAAGCTGATGTCCTCAGCCGACGTGATCCCCATCTCGGCGACGGACGCAGTCAATCTCGACCGGCTGGAGCACGTCCTCCTCACGTATCTTCCAGACAGCCCTCCTTTCTTCCCTCCCGAACAGGCGACAGATCAGCCCATGTATCTTTTAGTGGCTGAGATCATCCGGGAGAAGGTATTCCATCTGGCGCACCAGGAAGTCCCTTACGCCGTCGCGGTTCAGGTGGACGAGATGAAAGAGCGGGACGAGGAGGGGATCGTCGACATCCAGGCCACCATTTATGTGGAAAAGGACTCCCAGAAAGGGATCATCATCGGGGCGGGGGGCCAGATGCTCAA is part of the Candidatus Methylomirabilota bacterium genome and encodes:
- the era gene encoding GTPase Era, whose product is MTGAPPSHKAGFIAVIGRPNVGKSTLINYYVGQKVAVVSSKPQTTRNRIAGVRTTGAYQMIFLDTPGIHHAKSLFNREMVRIALKTLEDVDVILWIIDAADPLADEDRLIHGHLRDVKTPVVVALNKVDLVKPKQNLLPVLEKCQKLMSSADVIPISATDAVNLDRLEHVLLTYLPDSPPFFPPEQATDQPMYLLVAEIIREKVFHLAHQEVPYAVAVQVDEMKERDEEGIVDIQATIYVEKDSQKGIIIGAGGQMLKKIGQQARRDIEGLLGSRVYLGLWVKVRKDWRKDKEALRRFGFLQRHG
- a CDS encoding sigma-54 dependent transcriptional regulator is translated as MKHRILVADDEAASRKGLKALLSNWGYEVEEASDGEEALQRAVAFLPAVVVADLVMPKLDGLGFLKAIQEELPFATVIILTGHGTIETAVDAMKHGAYDYLTKPVDVPRLRILIQRALEKGEAVREVTLLRRRLKKVWGFGKLVGKGKAMQEVYRLIDLAAPTSAPVLISGESGTGKELVAHILHELSPRSQKAFVAVNCSAIPETLLESEIFGHERGAFTGAMERRVGCFELANEGTIFLDEIAEMSPATQAKFLRIVEDGTVRRLGGKQEIKIDVRVLAATNKDPLKAIKDGALRGDLYYRLNVFTLSLPALRERGDDIPLLIQAFVEELNAKYEKRIKSVDETALRDLMRHPWPGNVRELRNTIERAIIACETDLIASRHLPPSIASETKDDGPDSITVPLGISLEEAERDLIRRTLASVNNNKTKAAEILGISLKTLHNKLHRYGA
- a CDS encoding PilZ domain-containing protein — translated: MKIHWDRSAVDQNGNHNATRHHPRFPLRMPVLCGDPAVPDHRAFGSTRNVSRGGLLLEVPEPLVPGTRTDLFLVVGGRNARAEAMVVWTAEGTPCRMGMRFTRWAGPGRLIWERLLTFQAGPTPRASTRFPITVDITCRVPPESRVSGRAKNLSDEGLMIALDQALPIHTRVIVVVPPWITLSPVEAEMEVMWARAALEEQDVLHGLRFLWDDVDKELFLISALLRQVLDSDEAFAEGIKRG
- a CDS encoding response regulator, encoding MEKKILVVDDDRHCRDGLRDSLLGAGYSVETAADSREAIEKVKARIFEVAIIDLDLPPVLGIATSGWELVRIFRDFNPAITVIVVGAEEDKQVKARAAQLKVSEFLEKPISPARLKTIVRTL
- a CDS encoding HDIG domain-containing protein, which encodes MKISKWLSSGTKKANNAKAGGKPTTLPAYRYRLSPMGYVFRASEERPPIRFILGVVLVVAITAVIVSYRPLPLGPFSVLAILLFVLFALGALYFYARVLEPHPVISSKNLCLLGTVVLLSILINRFLLIILQSLSQSFPFIPLQSFYYTIPVALGSVLLTVLFNTRIAFGGAVALSLLTKFLVTDDVAFLLFGLVGAVVGAFSVRPTQDRTTFFKAGFWVAIANCVTVLTFIPIYGRSATTLPFDLGAGLVNGVLVALFASTLLPVLEYLFETATDLKLLELSNLNRPLLKQLMRTAPGTYHHSLMMGELAEAAAEAIGANPLLCRVGAYYHDIGKVKKPVYFIENHMDALKRHEKLSPHLSSLIVVSHVKEGIELALEHRLPPAIVDLIPQHHGTRLVTYFYEKAKESQDPDLSEVKEEDYRYPGPKPQTREAAILMLADAVEAAARTLNDPTPARIQGLVQRLANSIFIEGELSECDLTLKDLHQIAKAFVRVLTASHHHRVDYPGYKFEEVKKKEGERKGDGDTDPKPAKEEAGRPVAAKKGGGEDIKRLGQTER
- the ybeY gene encoding rRNA maturation RNase YbeY, yielding MGRPSDEVSVLLVDDRAIRRLNKVYLNHDRPTDVLAFPQQQGLPSPQPHLLGDVVISVETAARQAKEHGHSLPHELALLLIHGILHLVGYDDSTPATRRRMWTEQARLLAISSKPGS
- a CDS encoding ATP-binding protein translates to MRFGVRGKEALAITLLTFLVVATTTFIHLSQLTKVVVQEALRQTELIAKQIYAQSSRSLSRVRGGSHWDILRSDRELRSLLDASVGYSPHLLYALIADREGEVVLHSERVKEGSFAPERPRLQALLSLNRFQLFQVLYGGGEIYEDTLPLSLDGKPFGKIQLGIATSLLRRELNTSLKNSLGLAVVALAVAWLFAMGLGNLILRPIRKLTQEMDRLRRGDFEIGGHLGREDEFGELASQLQLLGQQLQSDRLKMLSEKEQLQQVVDHLEDGIILFTQDRRVLFFNKVAEGVVGRPLEQVIGWPWEEMLVPSHPLCPLFEQAFEQKSGFHNAPMTLPNDGSPKEFLVSVFFVTDAQETMGVMVILKDLESIKTLQSLVSYSAKLTALGRLTSGVAHEVKNPLNAMTIHLELLKEKLDGSPEEVQQSLDVIGSEIRRLDRVVQRFLRFIRPEELSVKLLDLNAVLTDVASLLEAEWKEGGIAFTFQFDSTLPLIPADEELLRQAFLNILLNACQAMPDGGKVKVSTEREDGFVNVSITDTGVGIAPEDLDKIFRLYYTTKPSGSGIGLSMVYRIVQMHDGVIDVFSGADQGTTLTVRLPAR